The Opitutales bacterium ASA1 genome window below encodes:
- a CDS encoding sugar porter family MFS transporter — protein MSPRTYSAVLLFIAGMGGFLYGYDIGIIGAALLYLGKTVQLTAAQESLIVAAVLAGGTVSSVAAGAAAEWLGRKRLMIAAGVIFIASVAMMVLADDFGLLFAGRTLQGFSAGMIAVVIPLYLAECLPAAIRGRGTATFQLLLTTGILVAASVGAFYTGRVERSGIEDAAALLAAQDAAWRAMFTTAAYPGVLFLLGACVVSESPRWLMKRGLTERALAALRRARDETQAASEFAEMTAAQAATDAKQHVGGGDSLLQRHYVLPFLLACAVLALTQTTGINSILQFLVVILERSGLPAADAAARAAWVTAVNVGFTIVGLLLVDKLGRRPLLQIGSCGIALALGAAAATFFAVESGRLPATGGSGTIVSVCMMVFIASFAIGPGVCVWLALSELMPTRIRAIGMGIGLLINQGVSTAIAALFLPVVREHGYAVMFLFWAGCSTVFLLLATFVLPETKGRTLEQIEAGFRRRAR, from the coding sequence ATGTCACCGCGCACCTACTCCGCCGTCCTCCTCTTCATCGCCGGGATGGGAGGCTTTCTCTACGGTTACGACATCGGCATCATCGGCGCCGCGCTGCTCTATCTGGGCAAGACCGTGCAGCTCACCGCCGCGCAGGAGTCGCTGATCGTGGCCGCGGTGTTGGCGGGTGGCACCGTCTCCTCCGTCGCAGCCGGAGCCGCTGCCGAGTGGCTCGGACGCAAGCGACTGATGATCGCCGCCGGCGTGATCTTCATCGCCAGCGTCGCGATGATGGTGCTCGCGGACGACTTCGGGCTGCTGTTCGCGGGCCGCACGTTGCAGGGGTTCAGCGCGGGTATGATCGCGGTCGTCATCCCGCTCTATCTCGCGGAGTGTCTGCCTGCCGCGATCCGCGGACGCGGCACGGCCACGTTTCAACTCCTGCTCACGACCGGCATTCTCGTGGCGGCTTCGGTCGGTGCCTTCTACACCGGCCGCGTCGAGCGTTCCGGAATCGAGGACGCAGCCGCTCTTCTCGCCGCGCAAGACGCCGCGTGGCGAGCGATGTTCACCACCGCAGCCTATCCCGGCGTGCTGTTTCTGCTCGGCGCTTGCGTCGTCTCGGAGTCACCGCGCTGGCTGATGAAACGAGGCCTGACGGAGCGCGCCCTCGCGGCCCTGCGACGCGCGCGCGACGAGACGCAGGCCGCTTCGGAGTTCGCCGAGATGACCGCCGCGCAAGCCGCGACGGACGCGAAGCAACACGTCGGCGGCGGCGACTCGCTTCTCCAGCGCCACTACGTGCTGCCCTTTCTCCTCGCCTGCGCGGTGCTCGCGCTCACGCAGACGACGGGGATCAACTCCATCCTGCAGTTTCTCGTCGTGATCCTCGAGCGCTCGGGCCTGCCCGCCGCGGATGCCGCGGCGCGCGCGGCGTGGGTCACTGCGGTAAACGTCGGCTTCACCATCGTCGGTTTGCTCTTGGTCGACAAACTCGGGCGGCGACCGCTCTTGCAGATCGGAAGCTGCGGAATCGCACTCGCACTCGGCGCGGCGGCGGCGACGTTCTTCGCAGTCGAGAGCGGACGCCTGCCCGCGACCGGCGGCAGCGGAACGATCGTCTCGGTCTGCATGATGGTGTTCATCGCCTCGTTCGCGATCGGTCCGGGCGTATGCGTCTGGCTAGCGCTCTCGGAATTGATGCCGACACGCATTCGCGCGATCGGCATGGGCATCGGGCTGCTGATCAATCAGGGCGTCTCGACCGCGATCGCCGCGCTCTTCCTCCCGGTGGTGCGCGAACACGGCTACGCCGTGATGTTCCTGTTCTGGGCCGGATGCTCCACCGTGTTCCTTCTCCTCGCCACGTTCGTGCTGCCCGAAACGAAGGGCCGTACGCTCGAACAGATCGAGGCCGGTTTCAGACGCCGCGCGCGCTAG
- a CDS encoding glucosamine-6-phosphate deaminase, with amino-acid sequence MNGLAPHTLPAVRFEHSPVAVFAQGSVACRAVAAEIAALIRERDAAGRSTVLGLATGSTPVRVYAELVRLHREEGLSFARVVTFNLDEYHPLPPEHPESYHAFMRRHLFDHVDIPPAQANIPSGTVAPAQMEDFCRDYERRIQDCGGIDIQILGIGRTGHIGFNEPGSPRRSVTRLVSLDPLTRRDASGDFGGEAHTPRAAITMGVRTILAARRVILMAWGQHKADIVRRAVEEEPTSSVTASYLQEHDNALYVLDAAAAGELTRFRTPWLVGPLDEQGLAWDEPTTRRALLWLARRTKKPLLKLTDDDYNEAGLQDLLRVHGSAYEANLAGFYQLQHTITGWPGGRDPARTRPGDALVRPLRARSAGVFPKRVLVLSPHPDDDVISMGGTLCRLADHGHEVHVAYQVSGYGAVPDEALAGSLMFLRDSTAAGPEGTAEAARLCETFEQTGALPQNDATRRWKALIRRHEAIAAARLCGVPTTRLHFLDLPFYESGSSRERRFTAADVERTLALLRQVQPHLVFAAGDLDDPHGTHRMCLRILRDALVAGAGDAWLADAELWLYRGAWAEWPLDEIDMAVPLSPQEVLRRRSAIFRHVTQKDQVLFPGGDRREFWQRTEDRGRRLAAEYDTLGLAEYEAIEAFKRFTPQAFATATGL; translated from the coding sequence ATGAACGGTCTCGCTCCGCACACCCTGCCCGCCGTCCGCTTCGAACACTCGCCCGTCGCCGTCTTCGCGCAAGGCTCGGTCGCCTGCCGCGCCGTGGCGGCGGAGATCGCGGCTCTGATCCGCGAACGCGACGCCGCGGGTCGCTCCACGGTGCTCGGCCTCGCCACCGGCTCGACACCCGTGCGCGTCTACGCGGAACTCGTGCGCCTGCATCGCGAGGAAGGGCTGAGCTTCGCGCGCGTCGTCACGTTCAACCTCGACGAATACCATCCGCTGCCGCCCGAACATCCTGAGAGCTACCACGCCTTCATGCGGCGGCATCTCTTCGATCACGTCGATATCCCCCCGGCGCAGGCGAACATCCCTTCCGGCACCGTCGCGCCGGCGCAGATGGAAGACTTCTGTCGCGACTACGAACGCCGCATCCAGGACTGCGGCGGCATCGACATCCAGATCCTCGGCATCGGTCGCACGGGCCACATCGGCTTCAACGAACCCGGAAGTCCGCGGCGCTCGGTCACTCGCCTCGTTTCGCTCGATCCGCTCACGCGTCGCGACGCATCCGGAGACTTCGGAGGCGAAGCGCACACGCCGCGCGCCGCGATCACGATGGGCGTGCGCACGATCCTCGCCGCCCGACGCGTGATCCTCATGGCGTGGGGCCAGCACAAGGCCGACATCGTCCGCCGAGCCGTCGAAGAGGAACCCACGTCGAGCGTCACGGCCTCGTATTTGCAGGAGCACGACAACGCCCTCTACGTGCTCGACGCCGCCGCTGCCGGCGAACTCACCCGCTTCCGCACACCGTGGCTCGTCGGTCCGCTCGACGAACAAGGGCTCGCTTGGGACGAGCCCACCACCCGCCGCGCGCTCCTCTGGCTCGCGCGTCGCACGAAGAAGCCCCTGCTCAAGCTGACCGACGACGACTACAACGAGGCCGGCCTGCAGGATCTGCTCCGAGTCCACGGCTCCGCCTACGAGGCCAACCTCGCCGGCTTCTACCAACTCCAACACACCATCACCGGATGGCCCGGCGGACGCGATCCCGCGCGCACGCGGCCCGGCGACGCTCTCGTCCGCCCCTTGCGCGCGCGTTCGGCCGGGGTCTTTCCCAAGCGGGTGCTCGTCCTCTCTCCGCATCCCGACGACGACGTCATCTCCATGGGTGGCACGCTGTGCCGCCTCGCCGACCACGGACACGAGGTCCACGTGGCGTATCAAGTTTCCGGGTACGGTGCTGTTCCCGACGAAGCGCTCGCGGGCTCGCTCATGTTTCTCCGCGACAGCACGGCTGCCGGACCTGAAGGTACCGCGGAAGCGGCACGGTTGTGTGAAACTTTCGAGCAGACCGGAGCGCTCCCGCAAAACGACGCCACTCGCCGCTGGAAGGCGCTGATCCGGCGCCACGAAGCGATCGCCGCGGCGCGCCTTTGCGGCGTGCCCACGACCCGTCTGCATTTCCTCGACCTGCCCTTCTACGAGAGCGGCTCGAGCCGCGAGCGACGCTTCACGGCCGCCGACGTCGAACGCACGCTCGCCTTGCTGCGACAGGTGCAGCCGCACCTCGTCTTCGCCGCCGGCGATCTCGACGATCCTCACGGCACGCACCGGATGTGTCTGCGGATCTTGCGCGACGCTCTCGTGGCCGGCGCCGGAGACGCCTGGCTCGCAGACGCCGAACTCTGGCTCTACCGCGGGGCGTGGGCGGAGTGGCCGCTCGACGAGATAGACATGGCCGTGCCGCTCAGCCCGCAAGAGGTGCTGCGCAGGCGCAGCGCGATCTTCCGACACGTCACGCAGAAGGATCAGGTTCTCTTCCCCGGGGGCGATCGGCGCGAGTTCTGGCAGCGGACCGAAGATCGCGGACGCCGCCTCGCGGCCGAATACGACACGCTCGGACTCGCCGAGTACGAAGCGATCGAGGCCTTCAAGCGGTTCACCCCGCAGGCGTTCGCGACCGCGACCGGCCTCTGA
- a CDS encoding AraC family transcriptional regulator, which translates to MHQTHSIQRALRHIETSLKEPLALATLARSAGMSLWHFQRTFSAMVGEPAGSYLRRRRLTEAARILRDSHRTILEVAIEYCFESHAAFTRAFKSEMAVTPSAWRTGRASIPPKRFCRPIVLSLETIRKRYQDMKLVPDIVTLPPRRFVGLQTKFVSATSEHSDNLQIIPRLWDEFTRRSHVLHPLESGVFFGLADCPESRGLKPSRPDEVLYLAGVETSVDAPIPDGMVAWTSTGGTYAKFLHRGPIGGIGRTMGFIYGQWLPEGDYQRAEGPDMERYDGRFDPASDASVLEIFVPVDPVGKGAANDPLRDAASTSF; encoded by the coding sequence ATGCACCAAACCCACTCCATCCAACGAGCGCTCCGGCACATCGAGACTTCGCTGAAAGAGCCCCTCGCGCTCGCGACGCTGGCGCGCAGCGCGGGAATGTCGCTCTGGCACTTTCAACGCACGTTTTCCGCGATGGTCGGAGAGCCGGCGGGAAGCTACCTGCGTCGACGTCGGTTGACGGAAGCAGCTCGGATCTTGCGCGACTCGCATCGTACGATCCTGGAGGTGGCGATCGAGTACTGCTTCGAGTCCCACGCGGCATTCACTCGCGCGTTCAAGTCGGAGATGGCAGTCACTCCCAGCGCGTGGAGGACTGGCCGGGCGTCCATTCCGCCCAAGCGTTTTTGTCGTCCAATCGTTCTCTCCCTGGAAACCATCCGAAAACGTTACCAAGACATGAAGCTCGTACCCGATATAGTCACGCTTCCGCCCCGTCGATTCGTGGGGCTCCAAACCAAGTTCGTCTCTGCGACGTCGGAACACTCGGACAACCTGCAGATCATTCCCCGGCTCTGGGACGAGTTCACTCGGCGTTCTCACGTGTTGCATCCCTTGGAGTCGGGTGTCTTTTTCGGACTCGCCGACTGTCCGGAATCGCGGGGATTGAAACCGTCGCGGCCGGACGAAGTGCTCTACCTCGCCGGAGTGGAGACCTCGGTCGATGCACCGATTCCCGACGGTATGGTGGCTTGGACGTCGACGGGTGGGACCTATGCCAAGTTCCTCCACCGCGGCCCCATCGGCGGCATCGGTCGCACGATGGGCTTCATTTACGGCCAGTGGTTGCCCGAGGGAGACTACCAACGTGCGGAGGGGCCCGACATGGAGCGGTACGACGGGCGGTTCGATCCGGCGAGCGATGCGAGCGTGCTCGAGATCTTCGTGCCGGTAGATCCGGTCGGTAAAGGCGCAGCGAACGACCCTTTGCGCGACGCGGCCTCGACCTCGTTCTAG
- a CDS encoding glycoside hydrolase family 88 protein, with the protein MQRHSSSDHEQTAPRIGTRPWLPEESLAPAYPFAYAPGTRAGVIAVLDRVRRLIDDSTPAQVIDRRTGAPLSGPEAPGHDPELRAGAFRLVCYEWGVTYGAMLEAADATGDSRFADYTASRLQFIADWEPRFRHVHAALPPAEQRTLAFRGIVAPRNLDDAGSMAASMLKARRRKLVTGLDPIIERFLDYVRRGQFRLEDGTLARNRPLPRSLWLDDLYMSVPALAHYAHDGGDPACFDEAVHQVRGFAARMFDRETNLYCHGWIEGMEPHPAFRWGRCNGWAMLAKTELLDVLPESHPARGEVLDLFRSHARGVAARQHGSGRWHQLLDRNDTYLETSCSAIFTYCLARGINRGWLDGLAYGPVAQTGWSAVAEQVDGAGWVGGTCVGSGMALDPVFYTHRPVSPYAAHGYGPVLLAGAEIVRLLESGRMTMHDSALHFGETAEEA; encoded by the coding sequence ATGCAACGACACTCGAGTTCCGATCACGAACAAACCGCGCCGAGGATCGGCACCCGCCCTTGGTTGCCGGAGGAAAGCCTCGCCCCCGCCTACCCGTTCGCCTATGCGCCGGGCACGCGAGCGGGTGTGATCGCGGTACTCGACCGCGTCCGCCGACTGATCGACGACTCGACGCCCGCGCAAGTGATCGACCGACGCACGGGCGCGCCGCTCTCCGGTCCGGAGGCTCCGGGCCACGACCCGGAGTTGCGGGCGGGCGCGTTTCGTCTCGTCTGCTACGAATGGGGCGTCACCTACGGCGCGATGCTCGAAGCGGCCGACGCCACGGGCGACTCGCGCTTCGCCGACTACACGGCTTCGAGGCTCCAGTTCATCGCCGACTGGGAGCCGCGGTTCCGCCACGTCCACGCCGCGCTGCCCCCGGCGGAGCAGCGCACGCTCGCGTTTCGCGGCATCGTCGCACCGCGCAATCTCGACGACGCCGGCTCCATGGCCGCATCCATGCTCAAGGCCCGCCGACGCAAGCTCGTCACCGGCCTCGACCCGATCATCGAGCGATTTCTCGACTACGTGCGGCGCGGACAGTTTCGGCTGGAAGACGGCACCCTCGCGCGCAACCGCCCTCTCCCTCGTTCGCTCTGGCTCGACGATCTCTACATGAGCGTCCCGGCTCTCGCGCACTATGCTCACGACGGCGGCGATCCGGCGTGTTTCGACGAAGCCGTGCATCAGGTCCGCGGTTTCGCCGCGCGCATGTTCGATCGCGAGACCAACCTCTACTGTCACGGCTGGATCGAGGGCATGGAACCACACCCGGCCTTCCGATGGGGCCGATGCAACGGTTGGGCCATGCTCGCGAAAACGGAACTGCTCGACGTCCTGCCCGAATCGCATCCGGCCCGCGGCGAGGTCCTCGACTTGTTTCGCAGCCACGCCCGGGGTGTGGCCGCACGGCAACACGGCTCAGGCCGCTGGCACCAACTCCTCGATCGCAACGACACCTACTTGGAGACGTCGTGCTCGGCGATCTTCACCTACTGCCTCGCGCGCGGCATCAACCGTGGATGGCTCGACGGACTCGCCTACGGACCCGTGGCGCAAACCGGTTGGTCGGCCGTCGCCGAGCAGGTGGACGGTGCCGGTTGGGTCGGTGGCACGTGCGTCGGCAGCGGCATGGCGCTCGATCCCGTCTTCTACACGCACCGGCCGGTGAGCCCGTATGCAGCCCATGGATACGGACCCGTCTTGCTCGCCGGAGCGGAGATCGTCCGTCTCCTCGAGAGCGGACGCATGACGATGCACGACAGCGCGCTGCATTTCGGTGAAACCGCCGAGGAGGCCTGA
- the mmsA gene encoding CoA-acylating methylmalonate-semialdehyde dehydrogenase: MSNSSFLVPLFIDGQWIRPQGLDTTPVHNPSTGAVIAHAPVGGPVEVDAAVQAAHAAFPGWMETPPFERARLLFRYRELLVRHFDEIAAIISREHGKTRGEARGDLQRGIEVVEFATGIPSLMMGETLENVARGIDCEAIRQPLGVCVGITPFNFPAMVPMWMFPIALAAGNTFVLKPSEKVPLTAVRLVELLVEAGLPKGVLNLVHGGRGCVDTLLTHPLVRAISFVGSTAVARHIYETGTRHGKRVQAAGGAKNFILVMPDADVGQTVAGITGAAFGCAGERCMAGSTALVVGEASKRILPTLVDATRAMSVGRTDLDATQPDMGPVISAGHRDRIFSLLAEGEGQGARMLADGRTTRVADAPDGFYVGATIVEQQDPVGNTLMREEVFGPVLSVVRMDDLDTAIELANRSIYGNGAAVFTRSGKAAREFKHRIKAGMVGINVGVPAALACFPFSGWGESFFGDLHVQGREGVQFYTQQKITTTRWFAEGEGDIWRK; this comes from the coding sequence ATGTCGAACTCCTCCTTCCTCGTTCCACTCTTCATCGACGGACAATGGATCCGTCCTCAAGGTTTGGATACGACTCCGGTCCACAATCCGTCGACCGGCGCCGTCATCGCGCACGCTCCCGTCGGCGGCCCGGTCGAAGTCGACGCCGCCGTGCAAGCGGCGCACGCCGCCTTCCCCGGCTGGATGGAGACTCCGCCGTTCGAGCGCGCCCGCCTGCTCTTCCGCTACCGCGAACTGCTCGTTCGCCACTTCGACGAAATCGCCGCGATCATCTCGCGCGAACACGGCAAGACGCGCGGCGAAGCACGCGGCGACCTCCAGCGCGGGATCGAAGTGGTCGAGTTCGCCACTGGAATCCCGTCGCTCATGATGGGCGAGACGCTGGAAAACGTGGCCCGCGGCATCGACTGCGAAGCGATCCGCCAACCGCTCGGCGTGTGCGTCGGCATCACGCCCTTCAACTTTCCCGCGATGGTGCCCATGTGGATGTTTCCCATCGCGCTCGCGGCCGGAAATACGTTCGTGCTCAAGCCGAGCGAGAAGGTTCCCCTCACCGCCGTCCGTCTCGTCGAGCTGCTCGTCGAGGCCGGCTTGCCGAAGGGCGTACTCAACCTCGTGCACGGCGGTCGTGGCTGCGTGGATACGCTGCTCACCCATCCGCTCGTGCGCGCGATCTCGTTCGTCGGCTCCACCGCCGTCGCTCGACACATCTACGAAACGGGCACGAGGCACGGAAAACGCGTCCAAGCAGCCGGCGGCGCGAAGAACTTCATCCTCGTCATGCCCGACGCGGACGTCGGCCAGACGGTCGCCGGGATCACCGGGGCCGCCTTCGGCTGCGCCGGGGAGCGCTGCATGGCCGGCTCCACCGCGCTTGTCGTCGGCGAAGCCTCGAAGCGCATCCTGCCGACACTCGTCGACGCCACCCGTGCGATGTCCGTCGGTCGCACCGATCTGGATGCGACGCAACCCGACATGGGCCCGGTGATCAGCGCAGGCCACCGCGACCGCATCTTTTCCCTCCTCGCGGAGGGAGAGGGTCAAGGCGCACGCATGCTCGCCGACGGTCGCACGACGCGCGTGGCCGACGCGCCCGACGGCTTCTACGTGGGCGCGACGATCGTCGAGCAACAGGATCCCGTCGGCAACACGCTCATGCGCGAGGAGGTCTTCGGCCCGGTTCTGAGCGTCGTGCGTATGGACGACTTGGATACGGCGATCGAACTCGCCAATCGTTCGATCTACGGCAACGGCGCCGCCGTCTTCACCCGTTCGGGCAAGGCCGCTCGCGAATTCAAGCACCGGATCAAGGCCGGCATGGTCGGCATCAACGTCGGCGTGCCCGCCGCACTCGCCTGTTTCCCTTTCAGCGGTTGGGGCGAGTCGTTCTTCGGCGATCTGCACGTGCAGGGTCGCGAAGGCGTCCAGTTCTACACGCAACAGAAGATCACGACCACGAGATGGTTCGCCGAAGGCGAAGGCGACATCTGGCGCAAGTAA
- the iolE gene encoding myo-inosose-2 dehydratase: MSSPLADTTSPARLRECLVGANPIVWSNDDFEELSGDVPLDTILAEMRAAGFVGTELGHAYPRTAPELAGALARHRLRLASGWHSTHLATRLYAEEEEAFRRHLDLLGPLGATVAIVAECSHAIHGDRAAPLGFGADDRHTLVSEEWTHLADGLERFAAVGAEQGMKVVYHHHMGTVIQTEVELDRLLAAVPSLHLLLDPGHLAFAGIDPLRVLEKHGPRVAHVHLKSVRADVVRRVREERWSFCRAVTEGVFTIAGDGAVDFPAVFANLAALDYRGWLVVEAEEDPSRVPAFPKARRARDYVRAQTGA; encoded by the coding sequence ATGTCCTCTCCACTCGCCGACACGACGTCGCCGGCGCGCCTCCGGGAGTGCTTGGTCGGAGCCAATCCGATCGTCTGGAGCAACGACGACTTCGAAGAACTCTCCGGCGACGTCCCGCTGGACACGATCCTCGCCGAGATGCGCGCCGCCGGCTTCGTCGGCACCGAACTCGGACACGCCTACCCGCGCACTGCCCCCGAACTCGCGGGCGCACTCGCTCGCCATCGGCTCCGCCTCGCCAGCGGCTGGCACAGCACGCACCTCGCGACGCGCCTCTACGCGGAGGAGGAGGAAGCCTTCCGTCGTCATCTCGATCTGCTCGGTCCCCTCGGAGCGACGGTGGCGATCGTCGCGGAATGCTCGCACGCGATTCACGGCGACCGCGCTGCACCCCTCGGTTTCGGTGCGGACGACCGGCACACGCTCGTATCCGAAGAATGGACACACCTCGCCGACGGCCTCGAGCGCTTCGCCGCCGTCGGTGCCGAGCAGGGCATGAAGGTCGTCTACCACCACCACATGGGCACGGTGATCCAGACCGAAGTCGAACTCGACCGACTGCTCGCAGCCGTGCCGTCGCTTCACCTCTTGCTCGACCCAGGCCATCTCGCGTTCGCCGGCATCGACCCGTTGCGCGTACTGGAAAAACACGGCCCCCGGGTCGCCCACGTCCACCTCAAGAGTGTCCGCGCCGACGTCGTCCGACGCGTGCGCGAGGAGCGCTGGTCGTTCTGCCGCGCCGTGACCGAAGGCGTGTTCACCATCGCCGGCGACGGTGCCGTCGATTTTCCCGCCGTCTTCGCGAACCTCGCCGCACTCGACTACCGCGGCTGGCTCGTCGTCGAAGCCGAAGAAGACCCTTCCCGCGTCCCCGCCTTTCCCAAGGCCCGACGTGCCCGCGACTACGTCCGCGCACAAACCGGAGCTTGA
- the iolD gene encoding 3D-(3,5/4)-trihydroxycyclohexane-1,2-dione acylhydrolase (decyclizing), which produces MVARPDPNAAPRMKTIRTTTAAAIVRFLQAQYVTRDGVEHRLVDGVFGIFGHGNVTGLGQALEEHGGNSLPYLQAKNEQAMVHAAIAFAKTRRRLGTLACTSSVGPGATNMVTGAATATVNRLPVLLLPGDVFANRRPAPVLQQLEHPASGDTSVNDCFRPVSRFFDRISRPEQILTALPEAMRVLADPAQTGAVTIALPEDVQAEAFDCPAHFFEKRVHVIDRPVPTAELLRTAAALLRTARTPLIVAGGGIHYSDATDALRRFAEATGIPVAVTQAGKGAMIESHALALGAVGVTGTLAADRIAEKADVVLVVGTRLSDFTTASKTLFQHPRVRFVSINVDPFDAAKHGALPLRGDARATIAALARRLRGWKVPAAFAKTIASARRDWDAEWKRMASPNEPSADGLLYQSEVIRILNEHTTPDSVVVHASGGIPGDIHKLWRGKSATDYHSEYGYSCMGYEVAGALGIKLAAPDREVFALLGDGSYLMLSQEIVTAVQEGLKITVIVTDNNAFGCIHNLQRNCGGRSFGNEFRTRTAARGRLEGEPVRIDFAANARSLGATAFTATDAASLREALAAARAESNTCLIHVPVTPASVMRGYAWWDVPPNAVSSVPSVREAREDYERKLAHQRFHH; this is translated from the coding sequence ATGGTCGCCCGACCGGATCCCAACGCCGCCCCGCGCATGAAGACGATTCGCACCACCACGGCCGCAGCGATCGTGCGGTTTCTCCAAGCTCAGTACGTCACCCGCGACGGAGTGGAACACCGCCTCGTCGACGGCGTATTCGGAATCTTCGGACACGGCAACGTGACCGGCCTCGGTCAGGCCCTCGAGGAACACGGTGGCAACTCCCTGCCCTACCTCCAGGCGAAAAACGAACAGGCGATGGTCCACGCCGCGATCGCCTTCGCCAAGACCCGTCGTCGCCTCGGCACGCTCGCTTGCACGTCTTCCGTCGGTCCGGGCGCGACGAACATGGTGACCGGTGCCGCCACGGCCACGGTCAATCGTCTACCCGTCCTCCTCCTCCCCGGCGACGTGTTCGCCAACCGCCGCCCTGCTCCCGTGCTCCAACAGCTCGAGCATCCCGCATCCGGCGACACGAGCGTGAACGACTGTTTCCGTCCCGTCTCCCGCTTCTTCGACCGCATCAGTCGTCCCGAGCAGATTCTCACCGCGCTGCCCGAGGCGATGCGCGTGCTCGCCGATCCCGCGCAAACAGGCGCAGTCACGATCGCGCTCCCCGAGGACGTCCAAGCCGAGGCCTTCGACTGCCCAGCTCACTTCTTCGAGAAACGCGTGCACGTGATCGATCGTCCGGTGCCGACCGCCGAACTCCTCCGCACCGCCGCCGCACTCCTCCGCACCGCCCGCACGCCGTTGATCGTGGCCGGCGGCGGTATCCACTATTCGGATGCGACCGACGCCCTGCGCCGCTTCGCCGAGGCGACCGGCATCCCCGTCGCGGTGACTCAGGCGGGCAAGGGCGCCATGATCGAGTCGCACGCACTCGCTCTCGGCGCCGTCGGTGTCACCGGTACGCTCGCCGCCGACCGCATCGCGGAGAAAGCCGACGTGGTCCTCGTCGTCGGCACACGCCTCTCCGATTTCACGACGGCCTCGAAGACGCTCTTTCAACATCCACGCGTGCGGTTCGTCTCCATCAACGTCGACCCCTTCGACGCCGCCAAACACGGCGCGCTCCCGCTTCGCGGCGATGCCCGCGCGACAATCGCTGCCCTCGCTCGCCGCCTGCGCGGTTGGAAGGTACCGGCGGCGTTCGCCAAGACGATCGCATCCGCGCGCCGCGATTGGGACGCCGAATGGAAACGCATGGCTTCGCCGAACGAACCTTCGGCCGACGGCCTCCTCTACCAGAGCGAGGTGATCCGTATCCTCAACGAACATACGACGCCCGACTCAGTCGTCGTCCACGCCTCCGGCGGCATCCCGGGCGACATCCACAAACTCTGGCGCGGCAAATCCGCCACTGACTACCACTCCGAATACGGTTATTCCTGCATGGGCTACGAGGTGGCCGGCGCGCTCGGCATCAAACTCGCCGCGCCCGACCGCGAGGTGTTTGCCCTGCTCGGCGACGGCAGCTACCTGATGCTCAGCCAAGAGATCGTCACCGCCGTGCAGGAAGGTCTGAAGATCACGGTGATCGTGACCGACAACAACGCCTTCGGCTGTATCCACAATCTCCAGCGCAACTGCGGCGGCCGCAGTTTCGGGAACGAATTCCGTACGCGCACCGCCGCGCGCGGACGCCTCGAAGGCGAACCCGTGCGGATCGACTTCGCGGCCAACGCCCGCAGCCTCGGCGCCACCGCCTTCACCGCGACCGACGCCGCGTCCTTGCGCGAAGCCCTCGCCGCCGCCCGGGCCGAGAGCAACACCTGCCTGATCCACGTACCGGTAACGCCCGCGTCGGTGATGCGTGGATACGCATGGTGGGACGTACCGCCCAACGCCGTTTCCTCCGTTCCTTCCGTCCGCGAGGCGCGCGAAGACTACGAACGCAAACTCGCGCACCAGCGCTTTCACCACTGA